Part of the Sporosarcina sp. FSL K6-2383 genome is shown below.
AAATAATATGGCGAAGGCTGCTGTTGAAGGTGCAATTTGGGATCTTTACGCCAAGCGTAACAAGTTAACACTGTCGCAGGCGTTAGGTGGCGAACGCGATAAAATCGAAGTCGGGATCAGCATAGGTATCCATGATGATCATGCAGATTTAGTTGCGGCTGTCCAGGAGTTTATCAACATAGGCTATAAACGTATTAAAGTAAAAATTAAACCCAATCATGACATCGCAGTCATTCGTGAACTGCGCAAACACTTTCCGGACGTACTACTAATGGCAGATGCTAACTCGGCGTATACGCTACAGAATGCAGAGCTGTTGAAACAGCTAGATGCATTCAATTTAATGATGATTGAACAGCCGCTTGCGCATGACGATATTATCGACCATGCTGTATTGCAAAAACAACTGACAACGCCTATATGTTTAGATGAAAGTATTTTGTCCTTGGAAGATGCTCGAAAGGCAGTTGAACTCGGGAGTACAAAAATTATTAATGTGAAAATTGGACGCGTAGGCGGTTTAACAGAAGCGAAGAAAATTCATGATTACTGCATGGAACAAGGCATTCCCGTTTGGTGTGGCGGTATGCTGGAGGCTGGAATTGGACGTGCACATAATATTGCGCTGACAACATTGCCGAACTTTATTTTACCAGGCGATACTGCAGGATCATCGCATTATTGGGAGCAAGATATTATTTCACCAGAGGTGGTTGTCGAGGATGGTTATATACGAGTGCCGACTGGCTATGGCATTGGTTATGAGCCGAATTTGACCGTGATGGAGCAGTTTATGGTCGATGAAATGCAGTTTGACAGTAAATAAGGTGTTTTTCCTACTTGACAAAACTTTTTCTTATTGTATGATTATTTACAATCTTAGAAAATTGAACGGTGATGAAGGAATAGTATGTGGGCCCTTGTTGTGCCAGAGAGCGAAATTTATAAGCTGGAAAATTTCGCCATAAACGAGCCGCGGAACCTGCCTTTGGAGTCCTATGTGAAAATAGGCGCGAACCTCAGCGTTATGAGGAAAGCGGGGTGCGTCTAAACGCATCCAATTTTGGTGGTACCGCGGAAGTAAAGCTCTTTCGTCCTTAATATTAAGGATGACTGGGCTTTTTTGTTTAATCATATGTGAAATGGTGGCGATATTGACATGAAAAAACAACGAATTGTTGTCAAAATAGGTAGCAGTTCCTTAACGAATGATAAAGGAGAAATCGATCAGGAGAAGTTCGATGATCATATTGAGGCTCTTTCAGCACTACGAAAAGCAGGGCATGAGGTTATTGTTGTCTCCT
Proteins encoded:
- the menC gene encoding o-succinylbenzoate synthase, translating into MIIKKITIRKMQMMMKTPFSTSFGTLQEKDFLVLEVQDELGNTGWGESVAFRAPWYTEETLETNLHIIKDFLIPLVLGKEIGHPDDVSSLFATIRKNNMAKAAVEGAIWDLYAKRNKLTLSQALGGERDKIEVGISIGIHDDHADLVAAVQEFINIGYKRIKVKIKPNHDIAVIRELRKHFPDVLLMADANSAYTLQNAELLKQLDAFNLMMIEQPLAHDDIIDHAVLQKQLTTPICLDESILSLEDARKAVELGSTKIINVKIGRVGGLTEAKKIHDYCMEQGIPVWCGGMLEAGIGRAHNIALTTLPNFILPGDTAGSSHYWEQDIISPEVVVEDGYIRVPTGYGIGYEPNLTVMEQFMVDEMQFDSK